From one Rhizobium rosettiformans genomic stretch:
- a CDS encoding 5-formyltetrahydrofolate cyclo-ligase, producing the protein MEKRELKAEIRKARLAVRDAIPAETRLEHSLAMTELAGDDLSLEPGLVVSGFFPIRSEADIRPLMARLKARGARLCLPVVLDKQTIVFRELAAGAELVDTGFGTRGPGPEAAVLDPDLLLVPLSAFDAAGNRIGYGAGHYDRAIARLREKGRHPRLIGIAFDCQEVAEVPYEAHDVRLEAVLTESGLRRFME; encoded by the coding sequence GTGGAAAAGCGGGAATTGAAGGCCGAGATCCGGAAGGCGCGGCTGGCGGTGCGGGACGCGATCCCGGCGGAGACGAGACTGGAGCACAGTCTTGCCATGACGGAGCTTGCGGGAGACGATCTTTCGCTGGAGCCCGGGCTCGTCGTCTCCGGCTTCTTCCCGATCCGCTCCGAGGCGGATATTCGCCCTCTGATGGCACGGCTCAAGGCCCGGGGCGCGCGGCTCTGCCTGCCTGTCGTTCTGGACAAGCAGACGATCGTCTTTCGCGAACTCGCAGCCGGCGCGGAGCTCGTCGATACCGGTTTTGGCACCCGGGGGCCAGGCCCTGAAGCTGCGGTTCTCGACCCCGATCTGCTTCTGGTGCCTCTGTCGGCCTTCGATGCTGCCGGCAACCGGATCGGCTATGGTGCCGGTCATTACGACCGCGCGATCGCCCGTCTCAGGGAAAAAGGCCGGCATCCGAGGCTGATCGGCATTGCATTCGACTGTCAGGAGGTGGCAGAAGTGCCCTACGAGGCCCATGACGTCCGGCTGGAAGCCGTGCTGACCGAGAGCGGCCTTAGAAGATTCATGGAGTGA
- a CDS encoding TIGR00282 family metallophosphoesterase: MRLLFLGDMVGKTGRTAVWERLPGLISDLKLDFVIVNGENAAGGFGITEDIYLETINAGADVVTTGNHVWDQKEAVSFCTRHDQFLRPANYPAGTPGKGSGLFYARNGARVLVANIMGRVFMHPELDDPFKSAESILAAAPLKEQADVIVFDFHAEATSEKQCFGHFVDGRASFVVGTHTHVPTADHQILNGGTAYMSDAGMCGDYDSSLGMEKEEPLNRFISKMPKGRFEAASGPATICGVGVEISDSTGLAEKIAPLRLGPRLAETIPPFWA, translated from the coding sequence ATGCGACTTCTGTTCCTCGGAGACATGGTGGGCAAGACCGGACGTACGGCTGTATGGGAGCGGTTGCCGGGCCTGATCTCCGATCTGAAGCTCGATTTCGTCATCGTCAACGGCGAGAATGCCGCCGGCGGCTTTGGCATCACCGAGGATATCTATCTCGAGACGATCAATGCCGGTGCCGATGTGGTGACAACCGGCAACCATGTCTGGGACCAGAAGGAAGCGGTGTCGTTCTGCACCCGGCACGACCAGTTCCTGCGCCCGGCCAATTATCCGGCCGGCACGCCCGGCAAGGGTTCCGGTCTTTTCTACGCCCGCAACGGTGCGCGCGTGCTCGTCGCCAACATCATGGGCCGCGTCTTCATGCATCCTGAGCTGGACGATCCCTTCAAGTCTGCAGAGAGCATTCTTGCGGCCGCCCCGCTGAAGGAGCAGGCGGACGTCATCGTCTTCGATTTCCATGCCGAAGCGACCAGCGAGAAGCAGTGCTTCGGACATTTCGTCGATGGCCGTGCAAGCTTCGTTGTCGGCACCCACACCCATGTGCCGACCGCCGACCACCAGATCCTGAACGGTGGCACGGCCTATATGTCGGATGCCGGCATGTGTGGTGATTACGACTCCTCGCTCGGCATGGAGAAGGAAGAGCCGCTCAACCGCTTCATCTCGAAGATGCCCAAGGGCCGCTTCGAGGCGGCAAGCGGGCCGGCGACGATCTGCGGCGTCGGCGTCGAGATCTCCGACAGCACAGGGCTTGCCGAAAAGATCGCCCCCTTGCGGCTCGGCCCGCGGCTCGCCGAGACGATCCCGCCCTTCTGGGCCTAA